A genomic region of Candidatus Dependentiae bacterium contains the following coding sequences:
- a CDS encoding queuosine precursor transporter, which produces MINELIFSAHSLFIAASALLALRMGKEALVAFISVQCILANIFVTKQTTLFGFNATCSDAFTIGAVLGLNLLQEYFGQESAKKAIWTSFGLLAFYGIVSQIQLAYVPSPSDTMQDHFQAILGFMPRIVIASFVVYLVVQFFDSWLYARLKIALVNRHLVIRNGASIIVSQLLDTILFSFLGLYGIVDNILHIIIVSYIIKLAAIALAAPSVALSKRIMNHRP; this is translated from the coding sequence ATGATTAATGAATTAATTTTCTCCGCTCATTCTCTTTTCATTGCCGCATCAGCACTCCTTGCCCTCCGTATGGGCAAAGAGGCGCTTGTTGCCTTTATTTCTGTGCAATGCATTTTGGCAAACATATTTGTCACCAAGCAAACCACGCTTTTTGGCTTTAACGCCACCTGTTCTGATGCATTCACCATCGGTGCTGTATTGGGTTTAAATCTTCTCCAAGAATACTTTGGACAAGAGAGTGCAAAAAAGGCAATTTGGACCAGCTTTGGCCTCTTAGCTTTTTATGGTATCGTATCGCAAATTCAACTGGCCTACGTTCCAAGCCCAAGCGACACCATGCAAGATCACTTTCAAGCCATCCTAGGATTCATGCCCCGCATTGTTATTGCCTCATTTGTTGTCTATTTAGTAGTGCAGTTCTTTGATTCATGGCTTTATGCTCGACTCAAGATAGCCCTAGTCAATCGCCATTTAGTCATCCGCAATGGTGCATCGATTATCGTCAGTCAATTACTCGACACCATATTATTTAGCTTTTTAGGTCTCTATGGCATCGTGGACAACATTCTGCACATTATTATCGTCAGTTATATCATAAAGCTAGCCGCAATAGCCTTGGCCGCTCCATCAGTGGCGCTATCAAAAAGAATTATGAACCATCGACCCTAA
- the murB gene encoding UDP-N-acetylmuramate dehydrogenase — MHTQSPHHNQHSLVVQHDILLADKNWFRTGGAAKNYVEPTTAQEFAQALFYAQEHKLAIFVLGQGANILISDDGFDGLVIRPQLNEITINCLNEESVEITAGAGVTIHDLILYCLEHNIVGLEEFSGIPGTVGGSVYINLHYYEFLLEQFLVSAQIIHKESGLVETVSTAWFNFGYDQSKLFDKNHYLLNATFKLKRTTDLATAYAQGRRIEIIRHRVKRYPSTHTCGSFFRNFHDNEVTLMSNGKKMIYVAYYLDKIGVKGQLAVGDAIVSYQHANMLINRGNATSTDIVNLVRTMQELVKKEFGIIPQPECQLIGFKEWPLLT, encoded by the coding sequence ATGCACACACAAAGCCCCCATCACAACCAACATAGTCTCGTGGTTCAACACGATATTTTGCTTGCCGATAAAAACTGGTTCAGAACCGGTGGTGCTGCAAAAAATTATGTAGAGCCAACAACGGCACAAGAATTTGCGCAAGCACTTTTTTATGCGCAAGAACACAAACTGGCTATTTTTGTACTTGGACAAGGTGCTAATATATTAATCAGTGATGATGGTTTTGATGGATTAGTCATAAGACCACAACTTAATGAAATAACCATTAACTGCTTAAATGAAGAATCTGTAGAAATTACAGCCGGCGCTGGCGTTACTATCCATGATCTCATCCTATATTGCCTTGAACACAATATCGTCGGCTTGGAGGAATTTAGTGGCATTCCAGGTACTGTAGGCGGTTCGGTCTATATCAATCTTCACTATTATGAGTTCTTACTTGAGCAATTTTTAGTCAGCGCGCAGATTATCCATAAAGAATCAGGTCTGGTTGAAACAGTATCCACGGCATGGTTTAATTTTGGTTACGACCAATCAAAACTATTCGATAAAAATCACTACCTCCTTAACGCAACATTTAAGCTTAAAAGGACAACCGACTTAGCAACGGCCTATGCACAAGGCAGACGGATTGAAATTATACGCCACCGCGTTAAACGATACCCCAGCACGCACACCTGTGGCTCATTTTTCAGAAATTTTCATGACAATGAAGTTACCTTGATGAGTAATGGTAAAAAAATGATCTACGTTGCCTACTACTTAGATAAAATCGGCGTTAAAGGTCAACTTGCCGTTGGCGATGCGATAGTATCCTATCAACATGCCAATATGCTCATAAACCGTGGCAATGCCACATCAACTGATATTGTTAACCTTGTGCGCACCATGCAAGAATTGGTCAAAAAAGAATTTGGCATTATTCCCCAACCTGAGTGCCAACTCATTGGCTTTAAAGAATGGCCGTTACTGACATGA
- a CDS encoding rhodanese-related sulfurtransferase, translated as MGTLILFYKYVDIQYPKQILKWQTQICQDLGLKGRIILAHEGINGTLAGDNTMVERYITLMNNHELFGAIDFKKSEGDSDYFPRLRIVIKDEIVNFGQDTQKVTVRDGGRHLTPAQAHALLQDKPENLVILDTRNNYESRIGTFTDAIIPDIKNFRDLPEYLDINAEQFKDKKVLMFCTGGVRCERATAYLNQKGIAQEVYQVEGGIVRYTEQFPDGYFRGKNYVFDSRVAVKINDDILSICDLCSNASDDYTNCLNATCNKHFIACQDCVTQYHNTCSKECSELVTNKKVAVRAPFKKAEPQTACSVQ; from the coding sequence ATGGGCACATTAATCCTTTTCTATAAATACGTCGACATTCAATACCCTAAGCAAATCCTAAAATGGCAGACTCAAATTTGCCAAGATCTTGGATTAAAAGGCCGTATTATTCTCGCCCACGAAGGCATTAACGGCACCCTAGCCGGGGACAATACCATGGTAGAACGTTACATTACCCTCATGAACAATCACGAACTTTTTGGCGCTATTGATTTTAAAAAAAGCGAAGGCGATTCTGACTACTTCCCACGACTACGCATTGTAATTAAAGATGAAATCGTTAACTTTGGTCAAGATACACAAAAAGTCACTGTTCGTGATGGCGGTCGCCACCTTACCCCTGCTCAAGCCCATGCATTGCTACAAGACAAACCAGAGAACCTGGTTATTCTAGATACCAGAAACAACTACGAATCAAGAATTGGCACCTTTACTGATGCAATTATTCCTGATATTAAGAATTTTAGAGATCTGCCAGAATATTTGGACATCAATGCTGAGCAGTTTAAAGACAAAAAAGTGTTAATGTTCTGCACCGGCGGCGTCCGTTGCGAACGAGCAACCGCTTACCTCAACCAAAAAGGCATTGCCCAAGAAGTCTATCAAGTTGAAGGCGGAATTGTTCGTTATACCGAACAATTCCCCGATGGTTATTTTAGAGGGAAAAACTATGTTTTTGATAGTCGCGTAGCGGTTAAGATTAATGATGACATTTTGAGCATCTGCGACCTATGCAGCAATGCATCTGATGATTACACCAATTGCCTCAATGCCACCTGCAACAAACATTTTATTGCCTGCCAAGACTGTGTTACACAATACCACAACACTTGTAGCAAAGAATGCTCAGAATTAGTGACGAATAAAAAAGTTGCCGTGCGTGCACCGTTTAAAAAAGCTGAACCTCAAACAGCCTGCTCCGTACAATAA
- a CDS encoding ankyrin repeat domain-containing protein, with product MCDLRKIFLIGLFNIVSGAFAGQGGSCEILPLDKYNPDVADGVSRLLMKAIVASDYGQVVRALDFHADVNASAEEGITPLMLACSKDNSDIVKFLICCRADSNIQDLSGETALHVAACYSAYGCIKLLLESGARVDVKNNKGQTPVDFAMVSGNYKCMGVLVRKLFEPTKRTVTPKHFIFAPILPKAVHGALMFSNKEMIKDFLNGPAMHCGDNVEAVDVSTGSCLLSLAAAYSSEEIVQMILSRRPHLNRKNRLGQTALHRAVSHAQPNIVELLLIAGASANIVDNADRTAFDIVCVGSDFKHAELRKHYLEKKTLLVDHMKRNMAIELYKHTPIANYDTREQITKLIMDYHTISEPRPHQ from the coding sequence ATGTGTGATTTAAGAAAAATATTTTTGATAGGGTTATTCAATATAGTTTCTGGTGCATTTGCTGGTCAGGGTGGAAGTTGCGAGATTCTCCCATTAGATAAATATAATCCAGATGTTGCGGATGGAGTATCAAGATTGTTAATGAAGGCGATTGTAGCAAGTGATTATGGCCAGGTTGTGCGGGCTTTGGATTTTCATGCTGATGTTAATGCATCAGCAGAGGAAGGAATAACTCCGCTTATGCTTGCCTGCAGTAAAGACAACAGTGATATAGTGAAATTTCTTATTTGTTGTAGAGCCGATTCCAATATTCAAGATCTTAGTGGTGAGACAGCTCTTCATGTAGCTGCATGTTATAGTGCATACGGGTGTATAAAATTATTGCTTGAATCAGGCGCTCGGGTTGACGTAAAAAACAATAAGGGTCAGACGCCAGTGGATTTTGCTATGGTGTCTGGTAATTATAAATGTATGGGAGTTCTGGTAAGAAAACTTTTTGAACCAACCAAGCGTACGGTGACGCCAAAACATTTTATATTTGCACCAATATTGCCAAAAGCGGTGCATGGAGCTCTTATGTTTTCTAATAAAGAAATGATAAAAGATTTTCTGAATGGTCCGGCAATGCATTGTGGCGATAACGTTGAAGCGGTAGATGTTTCAACTGGTTCTTGTTTGTTATCTTTAGCCGCAGCGTATAGTTCTGAAGAAATAGTACAAATGATCTTATCAAGAAGGCCTCATCTTAATAGAAAAAATCGTCTAGGGCAAACAGCTTTGCATCGTGCTGTGTCACATGCTCAGCCAAACATAGTGGAGTTGCTTTTAATAGCTGGTGCTTCTGCTAATATAGTTGATAATGCCGATAGGACAGCGTTTGATATTGTTTGTGTTGGTTCAGATTTTAAACATGCTGAGTTACGTAAACATTATTTAGAAAAAAAAACATTATTGGTTGATCACATGAAACGCAACATGGCCATCGAGCTTTATAAGCATACTCCGATAGCAAATTACGACACGCGCGAACAAATAACAAAATTAATTATGGATTATCATACTATCAGTGAGCCACGGCCTCACCAATAA
- a CDS encoding ankyrin repeat domain-containing protein has product MKHSTKIVLTFSLGMNMTGLVAMLPYWRVSEALKANPERSITQIFSQELLIASQSGQLNTMQELIEIGADVNFQGADGTTALHNALLNRHLGCVQCLINAKANINLADGEGITPLHCATSRNDGASMNLLIEKNAFIAACDNDGQTSMHVAVEQGYSDGLQLLLDNNFGPETTLCIDKANANGETPLHYAADLGDEQCLKILLAAKANVNLRAASGKTPFELAFDRDNALCMILLCLQQH; this is encoded by the coding sequence ATGAAACATAGTACAAAAATAGTATTAACCTTCTCACTCGGAATGAACATGACCGGCCTTGTCGCCATGTTGCCTTACTGGAGAGTTTCTGAAGCTTTAAAAGCCAATCCGGAGCGATCTATTACACAAATATTTTCTCAAGAATTATTAATAGCAAGTCAATCTGGTCAGTTGAATACAATGCAAGAATTGATTGAGATAGGTGCCGATGTGAATTTTCAAGGGGCCGATGGTACTACTGCGCTGCATAATGCATTGCTTAATAGGCATCTTGGATGTGTGCAATGTTTGATTAATGCAAAAGCTAATATCAACCTTGCAGATGGTGAAGGTATAACACCACTTCATTGTGCCACAAGTCGTAATGATGGAGCATCTATGAATCTGTTAATTGAAAAGAATGCTTTCATTGCAGCATGTGATAATGACGGGCAAACTTCAATGCATGTTGCCGTTGAGCAGGGCTATAGCGATGGTTTGCAGCTTTTGCTTGATAACAATTTTGGTCCTGAGACTACGCTTTGTATTGATAAGGCTAATGCAAATGGTGAGACGCCACTGCATTATGCGGCAGATCTTGGGGATGAGCAATGCCTGAAAATTTTGTTGGCAGCAAAAGCTAATGTTAATCTTAGAGCTGCTAGTGGTAAGACGCCATTTGAGTTAGCGTTTGATCGGGATAATGCCTTATGTATGATTCTTTTATGTTTACAGCAGCATTAA